The Candidatus Poribacteria bacterium genomic interval GTGGCGTTGGATATAGTCCATCACTTTTGTAATCTGTTCCCACTCTCCCTCCACAACGGCAACGCCACCGTGTCGGATATGCGTGAAGATCCGGTTGAGATGTCTTAATTCTTGGTGAGCGAACAGTTTAACACGCGGGCGAGCGAAAACGGCATCCCGGCATTCGGCAGGGACATAGAGTTCACCGATGTTAGTAACCGAATAGAAAAGATTGGAAGACTGGAAGATTGGAAGATTGGGGGAAGCGGCTTCTCCTTCATCTTTCGTTGCTTCCGCCCCATCAACCCTTCTCTGCTTCCAACGCCTGCTGCCTTCCATCTTCCACCCTTCCTACAAGCATTACCGAACTGTTTAACGAATCGCTACGACCTGACCCGTTCTAACAGATTCCGCCTCTTTATAGCAGAGGAGCAGTGCGTCTCTCGCCCCAACACCAGAGAGTGCCGTCGGTTCGCTTTCCCAATCGATGGCATCAATGGCGTATTGAAGTTCACCCACAAAGGCATCAATCGGATCGACATCCCCTAAATCAACTTGCTCGACCTCACCTTCGTCGTTCAAAAGTGTCAGCGGTACGGCGGTAGATGCCTCACCTGCCAATGTTGAGAAGTCATAGAGGAGCGTGGCTTTTTCAAGGTAAATCTCAAACCCGTGTGAGAACGCGCGTCCGCGTTGCGAGATACCTCCAGAAGAACAACTGACAGCGATCTCCTTATCGTTGTAAATGTATTGGGTTGTCAGGTAGTCCACATAGTTCTCACCAGCGAGTTTGCCTTGTGAGAATACGGCATCGGGGACACCACAGAGGAGTTGAATGAAATGGGTGTCGTGAATGTGTAAGTCGATGCCGGGGCCGCCACTCTTTTCAATATCGGCGACTTCCCGCGACCAACTCGGTCTGGAAATAATGCGTTTAAAATGCGCCCCCAGGAGTTCACCGTATTTTCCCTCTTCAACGATCCGTTTCGCATACGCGTACTCGGCGAAGAAGGGTAGTACATGCGCTACCATCAGGAAACAAGGACTTTCAAGTGCTTCCTTCCGCTCCTCACCTATTTTTTCTGCGAGTTCAACGAGCTCGTTGGCATCGTCCATGGAGATAGAGATCGGTTTTTCGACGAGGGTGTGTTTTCTGGCTTCAAGGGATGCCATACTCACCGGTTTGTGCAGGTGTGTCGGCAAGCAGATATCAACAAGATCAACCTCTTCGTCGGCGAGGAGGTCATCAATTTCACTATATGTTCGGACGTTTGAGAGATCTTCCATACCGCCTCGGGGTCCAAAATTACCTTGGATGCCGGTCCAATCCCCGGCAAGTTTCTTTGGATCTCGTGTGCAGATAGCAACCACTTCGGCACCCGTAATGCGCTGAACAGCGTAGTAGTGAATCATACCCATAAATCCGATGCCGACAATTCCGATTTTTGTCATTTTTTCTACCCTCGTCTTATAGAAGAGGACTTACGCAATTTTCTATGAATCGCCACA includes:
- a CDS encoding Gfo/Idh/MocA family oxidoreductase, whose translation is MTKIGIVGIGFMGMIHYYAVQRITGAEVVAICTRDPKKLAGDWTGIQGNFGPRGGMEDLSNVRTYSEIDDLLADEEVDLVDICLPTHLHKPVSMASLEARKHTLVEKPISISMDDANELVELAEKIGEERKEALESPCFLMVAHVLPFFAEYAYAKRIVEEGKYGELLGAHFKRIISRPSWSREVADIEKSGGPGIDLHIHDTHFIQLLCGVPDAVFSQGKLAGENYVDYLTTQYIYNDKEIAVSCSSGGISQRGRAFSHGFEIYLEKATLLYDFSTLAGEASTAVPLTLLNDEGEVEQVDLGDVDPIDAFVGELQYAIDAIDWESEPTALSGVGARDALLLCYKEAESVRTGQVVAIR